Genomic window (Apis cerana isolate GH-2021 linkage group LG1, AcerK_1.0, whole genome shotgun sequence):
tcGAATTAACCGAATCAATCTTGCTACACTTTAAACATTTGCATCTTATGTATCGTTTTCTTTGTAGGTCTATGCATTCTCCCATGTTGAAAATTCATCGTCAACCGTGCTGTTGCTACGGGTTTGTACGAATCTAAATACCTGATCCAACTTCTATAATGCAATTTCAATGTCGGTAGTCGATTACAGAACGCTATAAACGCGTATCTCCGGTAAACCCGCTAATTGATAACGTATCTAACGTTTTACAATCACGATAgctaaagatatttattatcgatgaaaacgtagaaatatctttgatatcGATCTTCCTTTTACAGTCAGATCTGTACGTATGATTATAATTccatataacttttttacatgaaactttatttatcgtaaaatatatattacatatatcgatatttgtattaattttggaTCAAAGTTTAGAGCGAattaagaattcaattttccctattgaaaattaacttGATAATTGGtttatttcgataagttttttcaattttattcttaatattcaattcttttaaaacCTGGTTTCGAAAAGGCAATGTGAAATATTCGGACCCGTTCCTGTTCACCAGGAAGAATCTTATCAAGTGGACAAACGGCGTGCGGCCCTGCAGggttttaattcgaataaatccaAGTTGACGAGGAGGCGGccttttaaaattccaatgaTAACGGACCGGATCTACGGAGCTCGTCAACGACGTAACGTCTACCATATTATCTTTCTCCATcctccatatttttttaaatcgctcCTCTGAATTATTGGTATCGTGTTTGAATACGAAACAAtaaccaaataaaattttcgatacgataagaaatttaaaatctattctcTTTTCTGtagattttcattatttcaacatTTCATTTGTATCTTCaatgaatcgaataaatagataattcgaaagatattcgaaagattcgtcaatatttaaattaatatttttatattgaaaaataactaattttgTCTAATTCATCCTTTgtaatattgcaaattttttacaattaatcaataatttgtaacaagaaaaaataacgtaaattgaagataaattagattaaatagattaaaattgaatatgtgcaatatataataaatcaccctatatatttatataaaagtattataattttttatacaaatcagTTAGTTGTATaacatacaaataatatatatatatatattgtgtacaATACAAGTAATACTAAAAAACACTAGCATAACTAAcctagtaaatatttatgtaaaattaaaacaaaatatattgaatacgGAAAAATAACTCACCACTTGTGTATTGTTGAACGAACAATTGaaacttttttgttattagtttcattttttacggaaacaaataaacgattattcattttaatagatGAACTCCCgctgaaattttatatgatatggCGCTAATACAGTGACAGTAAAACaacataaatcaaaataaagtcacagtttttaaaaattctaaatgttGATTtaagatattctaaaaataattaagaaacgaaatttgatttttattaatattagtatatgcattaaaagttgaaaatagatattattattatcattttattcaattaatattagatacatGTCGATAATATAGGTATTACATCTTCATAAAAAGATGTCCAGAGGTCgctaatgtatatatatagagaaaggTTATGTAGATTTCTACTTAaacaacataatttttttctatattttcataattaattttttaaaattaaaatttatatttaaatgaaaataaaagtaattaaaaaatttagatattatttcatttaaaactattttttcataaataaatattacaaaaatttttattacatttatctttaactatagtatatataacgttaaaattaatttaataattaataaatctttaaaataaaattttaaaataattaatataattgaatattaataaataaatgcatatgtttttattgtatgaaatcatgaaataatgatttaataaatttacgaatatttttttataaatttttttaaattactttcaatatttttacttacgtaaattcaataatttattatattaacaattttataagacTAAtactcgaaaaaaataaaaaaataatattatgaataattccaTATTTTGCTGTTCAATATtcagttgaaaaatattttaaatgacagAAATTTAAATCTCTGAATAAACGTTAACATCGCCATCTAGAAGGTATAACCGAATATATCGGAAGGTCAGACATAAGAATATTGTTCCATTCTTAATTGACGAAATCGATAAACTTACATATATGAGTTCGTAATGTTAGTGttacattacatatatatttagcaAAAGTGATATTGTGATGTAGCTACAGTTTTGGTATCAGTTACGTATATAACATCATCGAAGTAACGTCTCCTATaacattattagaattttgtattacttatctataaaataatatagtatttttattagtgttgTTTTAAACGCATTCTTTACTGTTTCAAGAATCAGAATTTTTCACAGATTCATCAACTATCTTATTATACAGGTACAAGATTTTTCTtatgtattttgttttttagtttttatatatgtgtgtgtgtgtgtgtgtatgtatatatatatatatatacttttgaaataatttttaaaacattttattctatactttgtataaaagaataataccgATTATAAGTACTAAtgcaatttaaatagaatataaatttatacaagtgcagaatataaaaatagcatTTACTACGCCCATTATTCgcataatcattaaaaagaatacttatagaataagtattattcttttactataaatttaaataaatcttataaatgtaaatattttttttttatattaatttatgtataaaatttaaaacataataatttgttttattttgttatatatatatatatatatatagatataatgtattacgttttattaattattataaatatatacttttataaatgatagtaccagtatttaattaattcatttagtaatataataataatatatgtattacgtaactttattataaatttctttcatatattactttcttattaatgttaaaaaaataaattaaaaaacaatacattatcgatataattaaaagaagtagtagcaatttttaatacgaaatatattatatatttatatatttaattatacatttatgatgaagaaataatataatatatacttattctaaaaattataacaaaaatataatatttaattaatatcaataaatattaaatattaaaataatattatgttaatgttttattatattgattttaattttttaatatactttattatttataataattttgaaagaattgtttcatgataattaaaaattgatttatgaataaaaataataaaatatttttattatccgatttattattattattattataattaataaatatgatattaaaaattttatatgtatgcatataatataataaatatatttacaaaacaatttaaaaagtaaatttatttatttattttttttttttaaatctatttttaatagataaattgtGTTATTTTTAAGCATTTAATTTGAGAGATACAAAATTATCTCTATCttaaatgtgtatataattgTCTTTGCATTAATATACAAGGTCATAAGCCATCATTAAGCCATCATTAAGCCATCATTAAGCtatcatcataaaaaaaatgtattcaagtttatttacataattatcatagtagataatatataattacaatattaatttctttttatattaataattttaattaacaataatcagtatatatatatatatatattattatagataacatttatatttttaattcttcatttttaacatttatatataataattacgcaatttaaataattattttttttatagaaaattttataaatattctatataaagaaatctgatgaaatgaaagaattattcaCACTATAAGGAAatgtattaaagaaatttatcctattataataataatcaagtaATATCAAAAGAATACAAATGTCTGTATTATCAAATTCAACAAAACAAGTATTACAAAATACATCATCTCTTTCAATGGAAATACAAGATGATAATACTATAATGTGTAATAAGGTATtttgttgaatatataaatcataacattttctattatatttaaaataaaatatttatttgagtttttatttcctttatcatattttaattagaaattattagaaatttttaaattaatttattcatatattacaattaaattttcaaataaaatggatctgttaaattttattttacaaatttgaaattcattacATATTTGATTTCAGTCAATGgaaaatctaatattcaaCTATATCATACACAACATTAAATTGTGTATTTCAGAAgaagcaagaaaaaaatattgggagCAATGGTATATCTAATGCACAAAGAGTATGGACAAGTTTGTTATCAGGTGCTATTGCAGGAGCATTGGCAAAAACAACAATAGCACCTTTAGATCGCACAAAGATaaactttcaaatttcaaaccgACCATTTTCGGCAAAAGcagcaattaaatttttaataaaaactcttAGAACAGAAGGTTTACTAAGTTTGTGGCGTGGAAACAGTGCTACAATGGTTAGAATAGTTCCATATTCTGCTGTTCAATTCACAGCCCATGAGCAATGGAAAAGAATCTTAGGAGTAAATGGATCAGAAAGGTAAAATTACATACaacatatgaaatatttattaaatttttttacattataataatcatatgtacttaatattatatttttcaatatgagAAATGTCTTTTTTCACATAttgtatcaaattaatattttaaactaatttataaatcttctaatatatttgcaatgcgattatataatatttatttaattatttatgataattataaaaaattatttattctctttgATAGAGAAAAACCAGGATTGAATTTTCTTGCCGGTTCTTTAGCGGGTATAACGTCGCAAGGTACAACTTATCCCCTGGACTTGATGAGAGCGAGAATGGCTGTGACACAAAAGACTAAATACAAAACCTTACGACAAATATTTGTACGCATTTATATGGAAGAAGGAATAGCGGCCTATTACCGTGGATTTACTGCAACGCTACTTGGTGTCATTCCTTATGCTGGTTGCAGTTTCTTCACCTATGATCTACTCAGGAATTTATTGACTGGTGAGTCActtcttttacaaatttattctacGCCGTGACGGTGCTTGTACGCAGAGAAAAAGTCGTGATTTATACGAACGAGAGTGGCTCGTATATAAAGCAGGGTACCCGTGGGGCACATCGGGGCTGTTTCCCGATATTGGGACAATACTTACTTTAATAGCGACGCTTGTCGAGACAAGTCCGATGGCTGTGTTTTTCAAGTACGTGCTTCATGTTCGATGATGGCTACGTGTCGATGAACAGTGTACACGGTGGCTATTCCTGGCTTCTCGACATCACTGATTTGCGGCGCCATTGCCGGAATGGTTGCTCAGACTAGCAGCTACCCTTTGGACATTATTCGGAGAAGGATGCAGACTTCGGCGATGCATGGTCAACACTATCACACAATCAGATCaactattacaaaaatttacaagtgagttttttatttcttaatttgagtaaaaattattaatattgaatttaatgtaattctaatacaatttataacatataattacattctttacattgcatttaaattttaaaatataatatttaaataatttaaaatatacaaaataaaaaaaataatttttaaatgcttttttctattacaatttcaatgtaaaataaaaatgttttatatgattttttattattttcagagaAGAAGGTATAATGGCTTTTTATAAAGGACTAAGTATGAACTGGATAAAAGGTCCAATTGCTGTAGGAATTAGTTTTGCAACACATGATACGATCCGCGAtacattaagaaaaattattatttgccaAAATACttcattaaaaacataaaaatgatataggCAATTAGAAAAACTAATAAGAAATGTCTAATTATATCTCATTAGAAAAgcagtaaatatattttcatctgcTAAAAAGTCCtttgaaatatagaatgtTTGATAAGAATTGCATACAAACTTTATCATTGTTCTGCTACTAACAACAGTTATATACTAGCAAAATTTGTAcagaaatttatcaaatactcatcaatataaaatttatgatcatataattaatagattcaTGTAATGTagtaatgatttaataaatattatagttttcaaaggacatatttttaaaaaaatagaaaatagtacAAATTGTTGATGTACATATTGTTAatcaaaatgttataaaaattgttaaattactaaaaatgcatgtcatataagtatatataaatcactAAAAAGCAAAACTATATTGcgcaaatattaacatttagtTTATTTGTAATGTGGATATTATGGATAACAATGCAACTGCCCTcacaaaatgttttttaatcattgataaacaaagtattttttttcgtgaatttcaataatcacaaaaacaattttaaaaaacatctaCATTTTTACACATTAAATTACAGATATACAGATATAATATCTACAATTGTTAATGTGATAGTAACAGAATAGtagttgttttatattattgactaAATAgtcattaaattttgtatggaATAAcgcattattttaacaataataattaagttctgacaataattttataaatataaatgtgcaatattaataattagcaCAATTACTTATactgaaacaaattattataaaaattattcatatctaatcttttttttttataaaatgatctataattattttataagtttataatggtccaaattattttaatattgtatacatttgaattaatatttcatatactgtaaatttttattcaaatatattttaattagaataaaatattttctcaaatatctaattttttacataaattttacgtgttttaaatattaaatatatatacacacttttatatttaaaaataaatgataaaatacaattaatattacaagtaataataatataactgatGATGAAATAgacaataaaatctataaatatttaatatgtagtatattgttcaataaatctattaccttaaataaaaataatattctttacaaaaagttaatttattaaaattgactagtctaataattttgaacagAAATTACTTTACTTCTAGAATTTATATGGTcatcaattatttaagatataaaaatgtaaaagagacagaaaatattgttattatatatgttataaatgattattaatttttgtgaaaagaTTTTAGCATTCAGTTTTTACTGTTTTGATAAAGCAAagtatagttaaaaaatttttacttctttttttttttatatataaaaaactttgtacaatattatttaggtTTAGTTTCTTGGTCATTCAcgtatcttatataaatttctctttcatcATTTCCACCTGGTGGGATTTCAGCTTCATTCAAATATGATACTCCTATAGCAAGTACAGAACCATCATGACTGAAACTAAGAGCAGCAACACCAGCATTGTATCTATGAAATTGACATAAACGCTTTTTGTTAAAACCATcccaaatatttacataaccATCTGAACCACCAGTTGCAAATGTATTATAAGTTGAATGAAAACTAATAGCATTCACTGGATATATATGTTccacattattttcttttatcctaTGACATTTAAaagcatatttctttttttgtgctTCTGGTGTTGTATCAAGATATTCAACAGCAACACGACCCTCTATACTACTAAGAACAT
Coding sequences:
- the LOC108002164 gene encoding mitochondrial coenzyme A transporter SLC25A42 isoform X1, producing MSVLSNSTKQVLQNTSSLSMEIQDDNTIMCNKKKQEKNIGSNGISNAQRVWTSLLSGAIAGALAKTTIAPLDRTKINFQISNRPFSAKAAIKFLIKTLRTEGLLSLWRGNSATMVRIVPYSAVQFTAHEQWKRILGVNGSEREKPGLNFLAGSLAGITSQGTTYPLDLMRARMAVTQKTKYKTLRQIFVRIYMEEGIAAYYRGFTATLLGVIPYAGCSFFTYDLLRNLLTVYTVAIPGFSTSLICGAIAGMVAQTSSYPLDIIRRRMQTSAMHGQHYHTIRSTITKIYKEEGIMAFYKGLSMNWIKGPIAVGISFATHDTIRDTLRKIIICQNTSLKT
- the LOC108002164 gene encoding mitochondrial coenzyme A transporter SLC25A42 isoform X2 — protein: MSVLSNSTKQVLQNTSSLSMEIQDDNTIMCNKKKQEKNIGSNGISNAQRVWTSLLSGAIAGALAKTTIAPLDRTKINFQISNRPFSAKAAIKFLIKTLRTEGLLSLWRGNSATMVRIVPYSAVQFTAHEQWKRILGVNGSEREKPGLNFLAGSLAGITSQGTTYPLDLMRARMAVTQKTKYKTLRQIFVRIYMEEGIAAYYRGFTATLLGVIPYAGCSFFTYDLLRNLLTAGYPWGTSGLFPDIGTILTLIATLVETSPMAVFFKYVLHVR